A single window of Plutella xylostella chromosome 25, ilPluXylo3.1, whole genome shotgun sequence DNA harbors:
- the LOC125490607 gene encoding uncharacterized protein LOC125490607 gives MNIEQLALATVLAHVSRFDRSVQRLAFTTEVTTRNQLQQKLKAVSFLKRKVANSEDYLDSKKIRSFSASVSIKCNYCEKLGHKSTFCLQRRCGWRRPEERSPSQPSDNFKRIPPPSTAKTAVTGFHCQGQGHFASSCPKRRREDQDAASGGAS, from the coding sequence ATGAATATCGAACAGCTTGCTTTGGCTACAGTGTTGGCACATGTTTCCCGATTTGACCGAAGTGTCCAACGACTGGCTTTCACTACAGAAGTGACTACGCGCAACCAGCTTCAGCAAAAGCTCAAGGCTGTTTCGTTTCTAAAACGGAAAGTAGCTAATAGCGAGGACTACCTCGATAGCAAGAAAATTCGCAGCTTCAGTGCCTCTGTTTCCATAAAGTGCAACTACTGTGAGAAATTAGGGCACAAGTCCACGTTCTGCTTACAAAGAAGATGTGGTTGGAGGAGACCAGAAGAGCGTTCCCCTTCCCAACCAAGTGACAATTTCAAGAGGATACCGCCTCCATCTACAGCGAAGACTGCGGTCACTGGCTTCCACTGCCAGGGCCAGGGACACTTCGCATCCAGCTGTCCAAAGCGTCGCAGAGAGGACCAGGATGCTGCCAGTGGAGGAGCGAGTTGA